Proteins from a genomic interval of Papaver somniferum cultivar HN1 chromosome 4, ASM357369v1, whole genome shotgun sequence:
- the LOC113275581 gene encoding THO complex subunit 4C-like, whose protein sequence is MATTLDMALDDIIKINKKQSNNGGRGRGRGKGRQGQGKSQGVALNRGKGMRVASKGSLKVKARPSGFKSTAKPSRTKGISLKPDLFEDSLVAAGYPGIETGTKLYVSNLDIGVTNEDIKELFSEIGSLKRYSVHYDMNGRPNGSAEVVFNRKADGLTAMKRYNNVQLDGKAMKIEIIGTSLAAPVSTRINVIGANGRGKRTVIMTPGMGRGGGSGLSNRGGSTRNNRGGAQRGRGGAKSGGGGGGTGRGRGGGRGKTKPTVKSSSELDAELESYHAEAMQS, encoded by the exons ATGGCGACAACTTTGGACATGGCACTTGATGATATTATAAAGATCAACAAAAAGCAGAGTAATAATGGCGGTAGAGGGAGAGGACGAGGGAAGGGTCGCCAAGGCCAAGGCAAATCACAAGGAGTCGCATTAAACCGTGGAAAGGGAATGCGAGTAGCTTCTAAAGGGTCACTCAAGGTGAAAGCTCGGCCATCGGGTTTCAAATCAACTGCAAAG CCCTCCAGAACCAAAGGTATTTCGTTGAAGCCTGATTTGTTTGAAGATAGCCTAGTGGCTGCTGGGTATCCTGGGATTGAAACTGGCACAAAGCTATATGTTTCTAATCTGGATATAGGAGTAACCAACGAAGATATCAAG GAGCTCTTTTCTGAGATAGGAAGTCTGAAGAGATACTCAGTTCATTATGACATGAATGGTCGACCAAAT GGATCAGCCGAGGTGGTGTTTAATCGAAAGGCTGATGGATTAACAGCCATGAAGCGTTATAATAATGTTCAACTTGATGGCAAGGCGATGAAGATAGAGATCATAGGTACCAGCTTGGCAGCACCAGTTTCAACTCGTATTAATGTGATTGGAGCTAATGGAAGAGGGAAAAGGACAGTCATTATGAC GCCGGGCATGGGTCGAGGAGGAGGCTCTGGTTTGTCAAATCGTGGAGGTAGTACAAG GAACAACCGTGGTGGTGCTCAACGTGGTCGTGGTGGAGCTAAAAGCGGAGGTGGCGGTGGCGGCACCGGCCGTGGCCGAGGTGGCGGTCGTGGAAAGACTAAACCAACTGTTAAGTCTAGCAGTGAGCTTGATGCTGAACTAGAGAGTTATCATGCTGAAGCTATGCAATCTTAG
- the LOC113275580 gene encoding uncharacterized protein LOC113275580, which translates to MSLTCGVECVLCLGVTRWIWKRCTYVGSDDSATWPLSTPEDFEPIPRICRAILAVYEDDLRNPRFGPDCGYGMNPDWVIKRVTYEQNNGRAPPYLIYIDHTNQEIVLAIRGLNLVSQSDYKLLLDNRLGMQMFDGGYVHHGLLKSAIWLLNQESDTLKSLWLDNGSRYKMIFAGHSLGSGVAALLTIVVVNHRNQLGGIPRSNVKCYAIAPARCMSLNLAVKYADVINSVILQDDFLPRTPTPLEDVFKSIFCLPCLLFLVCMRDTFIPEGRKLRDPRRLYAPGRMYHIVERKFCRCGRYPPEVRTAIPVEERFEHIVLSSNATSDHAIIWIEREARKALERMKESSEEVVTTAPMVQKLERLQTLQKEHKDALERAVSLNVPHATTEEEQPPPLTITGEEEASGASAYQDTQTEDKKSKSERKRTNWSDIVEKLFSKRDSGELALKEDKEDIKIEQ; encoded by the exons atgtcCCTTACATGCGGAGTTGAATGTGTACTATGTCTAGGAGTAACAAGATGGATATGGAAAAGATGTACATATGTTGGTTCAGATGATAGTGCAACATGGCCATTATCAACCCCAGAAGATTTCGAACCAATACCAAGAATTTGTAGAGCAATTTTAGCTGTTTATGAAGATGATTTAAGAAACCCAAGATTTGGGCCTGATTGTGGTTATGGTATGAACCCAGATTGGGTAATTAAAAGAGTGACATATGAACAGAATAATGGTCGTGCACCACCTTATTTGATTTATATTGATCATACAAATCAAGAAATTGTTTTAGCTATACGGGGTTTGAATTTAGTTAGTCAAAGTGATTATAAACTATTATTAGATAATCGATTGGGTATGCAAATGTTTGATGGTGGTTATGTTCATCATGGTTTGTTAAAATCTGCTATTTGGTTATTGAATCAAGAGTCTGATACTTTGAAGAGTTTATGGCTTGATAATGGATCTAG GTATAAGATGATATTTGCTGGGCATTCGTTGGGGTCGGGGGTGGCGGCATTGTTGACAATTGTGGTGGTGAATCATCGGAATCAATTAGGGGGGATTCCGAGGAGTAATGTGAAGTGTTATGCTATTGCTCCAGCTAGATGTATGTCTTTGAATTTAGCTGTCAAATATGCAGATGTTATCAACTCTGTTATATTGCAA GATGACTTCTTACCAAGAACACCGACACCTCTGGAAGATGTTTTCAAATCAATTTTCTG CTTGCCTTGCCTATTATTTTTGGTTTGCATGAGAGACACCTTCATACCGGAAGGTAGAAAGCTTAGAGATCCAAGAAGGCTTTATGCTCCTGGAAGAATGTATCATATTGTAGAAAGGAAGTTTTGCAG ATGTGGGAGATATCCTCCTGAGGTCAGAACTGCCATTCCAGTTGAAGAAAGATTTGAACATATTGTGCTGTCAAGCAATGCAACATCAGATCATGCTATCATTTGGATTGAAAGAGAAGCACGAAAAGCTTTGGAA CGGATGAAAGAAAGCAGTGAGGAAGTGGTAACAACTGCCCCTATGGTTCAGAAGCTTGAAAGGTTACAGACGCTTCAGAAAGAGCACAAGGATGCATTGGAGAGAGCTGTTAGCTTGAATGTGCCTCATGCCACAACAGAGGAAGAGCAACCACCTCCACTCACCATAACAGGTGAGGAAGAAGCATCAGGTGCTTCAGCATATCAGGACACACAAACAGAAGACAAGAAATCGAAGTCCGAAAGGAAAAGAACCAACTGGAGTGACATAGTTGAGAAACTGTTCAGTAAACGCGATTCAGGAGAACTAGCTCTGAAGGAAGATAAGGAAGATATCAAGATAGAACAGTAA